One segment of Candidatus Nitrospira nitrosa DNA contains the following:
- a CDS encoding PG0541 family transporter-associated protein, with protein sequence MVALLIVYRSSMTGDLEEMMRKSGIDHYTVIENATGKGETGNVVGSFFYPGRNSIIFAVLPDTQVDQTISDLKTFHAERLQNTQGRPIPFKLFSFPCREVI encoded by the coding sequence ATGGTTGCACTATTAATCGTGTATCGTTCATCAATGACGGGTGATCTCGAAGAAATGATGCGTAAAAGTGGTATTGATCATTATACTGTTATCGAGAATGCTACGGGAAAAGGAGAGACCGGAAATGTAGTCGGGTCATTCTTCTATCCCGGAAGAAACTCCATCATCTTTGCCGTACTCCCAGATACGCAAGTTGACCAAACCATCAGCGACTTGAAGACGTTTCACGCAGAGCGGCTACAGAATACACAAGGGCGACCGATCCCCTTCAAACTGTTTTCCTTTCCTTGTCGGGAAGTGATTTGA
- a CDS encoding SulP family inorganic anion transporter, which translates to MEKTLHPRSEKPPNGIPGLKYWRYDLLAGLQVSLLALPLSLGIALASGAPPVAAMISAIIAGFAFPLLGGTYITIGGPAVGLAPASLAGIFILGQGNVDAGYPLFLVAVCLSGAIQVLLSRFDIGRLAMYFPSSVLQGMLMAIGILIIIQQTPALLGHSGFSYTRDISEALHRLPEQISDLNVHVSSIGVIGLIILFLLNSSLFNKYPWVRTQSPLLVVLWGVVAGSAMQIPNENLISVPNEILTQGVQFPQFAAVWARPELWFALFTTVIILTLINATESLATIRAIDKIDPFKRRSNPNATLCTVGVSTMLSGLAGGLMIIPGGIKSTANVFAGGRTLWANAYYAGFMAMFLWIGPELINRIPVTVLAALLIFIGWRLCAPIVFFRLWAIGREQILIAGACVIGTIVTSNLLLGVLLGVAAKIMLLCRDVLVGLTLDRRFRAVQNESLPSALMGSIKELFRDPVIRIGDGRAGPESTLVVTESGGHMKHPYKIYLSSVSCMNVMKLEERLELLLTQTQAQHTFLLIFRGYVVDHTAMEYVHYFRERCRQTGHRCIILGNERFVAHSKHALAYRVTQMHDSMAYV; encoded by the coding sequence TTGGAAAAGACCCTACACCCGAGAAGCGAAAAACCGCCAAACGGGATTCCTGGCCTAAAATATTGGCGCTATGATCTTCTCGCGGGGTTACAGGTCTCGTTACTGGCCTTACCACTATCACTTGGTATCGCACTCGCTTCGGGAGCTCCACCCGTAGCAGCGATGATATCGGCCATCATTGCGGGCTTCGCCTTTCCGTTGCTCGGAGGGACGTATATCACGATTGGTGGGCCAGCGGTGGGTCTAGCGCCTGCGTCCCTGGCCGGAATATTTATCCTAGGGCAAGGAAATGTGGACGCGGGATATCCTCTCTTTCTTGTGGCCGTCTGTCTCTCCGGAGCCATTCAGGTCCTCCTGAGTAGATTCGACATCGGTCGCCTAGCAATGTATTTCCCGAGTTCTGTGCTGCAAGGGATGTTAATGGCTATTGGTATACTCATTATCATCCAACAAACTCCTGCTCTCCTTGGGCACTCAGGCTTTTCTTATACGAGGGACATTTCAGAAGCCCTCCATCGTCTCCCTGAACAAATCTCAGACCTTAATGTCCATGTGTCTAGTATCGGAGTCATCGGACTCATTATTCTCTTCCTCCTCAACAGTTCCCTCTTCAATAAGTATCCGTGGGTTAGGACCCAATCCCCACTGCTGGTGGTTTTATGGGGGGTAGTGGCTGGATCGGCGATGCAGATACCTAACGAGAACCTGATCTCTGTCCCGAATGAGATCTTGACCCAAGGAGTTCAGTTTCCACAATTCGCCGCTGTGTGGGCACGGCCGGAATTATGGTTTGCTCTCTTCACAACGGTTATCATCCTGACACTGATCAATGCCACTGAGTCACTTGCGACGATTCGTGCGATCGATAAGATTGATCCCTTCAAGAGGAGGTCGAATCCTAATGCCACTCTGTGTACGGTGGGCGTATCTACCATGCTTTCAGGGCTCGCCGGAGGACTCATGATCATCCCCGGTGGAATCAAAAGCACGGCAAACGTCTTTGCTGGGGGAAGAACGTTGTGGGCGAACGCATACTATGCCGGGTTTATGGCAATGTTCCTATGGATTGGGCCCGAACTGATCAATCGGATTCCTGTCACGGTCTTGGCCGCCTTACTCATTTTCATTGGCTGGCGACTCTGCGCTCCAATCGTCTTCTTCCGTTTGTGGGCGATCGGGAGAGAGCAGATCCTGATTGCCGGGGCTTGCGTGATAGGGACCATCGTCACATCCAACCTCTTGTTGGGCGTGCTACTCGGAGTTGCGGCGAAGATTATGCTTCTGTGTCGCGATGTGTTAGTGGGGTTGACTCTGGACCGACGATTCCGCGCCGTCCAGAACGAATCCCTCCCATCTGCCCTCATGGGTTCCATCAAGGAACTGTTCCGTGATCCCGTCATTCGAATCGGGGATGGTCGTGCGGGGCCGGAAAGTACGCTTGTGGTGACGGAATCAGGTGGGCATATGAAACATCCGTATAAGATTTACCTTTCATCGGTTAGCTGCATGAACGTCATGAAGCTTGAGGAGCGACTTGAGCTTCTCTTGACACAGACGCAGGCACAACACACGTTTCTCCTTATCTTTCGAGGGTATGTCGTCGACCATACGGCGATGGAGTATGTGCATTATTTCAGGGAGCGCTGTCGTCAGACCGGTCATAGGTGCATTATTCTGGGTAATGAACGGTTTGTTGCCCATTCAAAACACGCACTGGCCTATCGAGTGACGCAGATGCATGACAGCATGGCGTATGTGTGA
- a CDS encoding efflux RND transporter periplasmic adaptor subunit codes for MNKLGGKVLLILVIVGFLAILFYRINEGQHEAVALQKSAVETGITPVALTRAKVVDPSESITLPGNIVGWYEAPIYARVEGYVQAWHKDYGDIVKKGDVLAEITTPDLDAEYRQAHADLESERARNALAQLTAQRYVAMREHQALSEQAISVQLAEAQAAAAKVKAAEQKVKNIEAFIGFKKITAPFDGVVTQRNINVGDLVSKEGNLSGTDSKNNLFTVAEVDKLRLFVNVPETFGPFLASGLTANVTVPQLPSRHFNFKFLTVAKGFDVNTRTAVTVFTIDNKDRALWPGSYASVHLTAPVDRKVMTIPTSALVFQEHGTQVAVVVDEDRLHFQPITVAKIYDNFIEVSEGLSVSDRIVNNPSAALLEGDKVRVVTPVAGYDVVGTQAKAPEPTDSKH; via the coding sequence ATGAATAAGCTAGGTGGAAAAGTCCTTCTCATACTTGTCATCGTTGGGTTTCTTGCCATCCTATTTTACCGTATCAATGAGGGCCAGCACGAAGCGGTTGCTCTACAGAAGAGCGCGGTGGAAACCGGCATTACCCCAGTGGCCCTCACCCGGGCCAAGGTGGTAGACCCAAGCGAGTCGATTACGCTTCCCGGAAATATCGTGGGTTGGTACGAAGCGCCTATCTACGCGCGTGTCGAAGGCTATGTGCAGGCTTGGCACAAGGACTATGGAGACATCGTCAAGAAAGGCGATGTGCTTGCCGAAATCACCACGCCGGATCTCGATGCCGAGTATAGACAGGCACATGCTGATCTCGAATCCGAGCGTGCGAGAAATGCCTTGGCTCAACTGACCGCCCAACGCTACGTCGCGATGCGAGAACACCAGGCGCTCTCTGAACAAGCCATCTCTGTCCAGCTTGCCGAGGCCCAGGCGGCGGCTGCGAAGGTCAAGGCCGCCGAACAAAAGGTGAAGAACATCGAGGCCTTCATCGGCTTTAAAAAGATCACGGCCCCGTTCGACGGAGTCGTCACTCAACGAAACATCAATGTCGGTGACCTGGTGAGTAAGGAGGGGAATCTCAGCGGAACCGATTCCAAGAATAACCTTTTTACTGTAGCCGAGGTAGATAAGCTCCGTCTCTTTGTGAACGTGCCGGAGACCTTCGGGCCTTTCCTCGCCTCTGGCTTGACGGCCAACGTGACGGTTCCCCAACTTCCCAGTCGTCATTTTAATTTCAAGTTTCTCACCGTCGCGAAGGGGTTTGATGTGAACACCCGCACGGCGGTGACGGTCTTCACCATCGACAATAAGGATCGGGCCCTCTGGCCAGGTTCCTATGCCAGCGTTCACCTCACCGCCCCGGTTGACAGAAAAGTCATGACCATACCGACGAGTGCACTAGTGTTCCAAGAACACGGGACCCAAGTGGCTGTGGTGGTAGACGAGGACCGTCTCCATTTCCAACCAATTACGGTTGCCAAGATCTATGACAATTTCATCGAAGTGTCCGAAGGGCTCAGCGTGAGCGATCGGATCGTCAACAACCCCAGTGCAGCATTGCTCGAAGGTGACAAGGTACGGGTCGTCACTCCGGTAGCCGGCTATGATGTCGTGGGTACCCAAGCCAAGGCACCGGAGCCGACGGACTCAAAACACTGA
- a CDS encoding TonB-dependent receptor has translation MWLRALFLIVMFSLAETTQALAEWSVSGSGTIFYTDDVALFSATRRSGLDGDPSQPVLDVTRTGLGSDMVFEPGFLVSKSITTGLGRTVFSIKPQGFIFAVNPEWNQASVAIEALHAFNPNTAIRLRYFGAPDQLLGTSEVSRAEPEVEARERVTSHVGYIRLEQRLSEHWEIRLQGRVGKRLYNDAFARRNTTFWTIGPHLYWHASEHLRLFAGYQYERGMGSGRHAIEPEEDNSYVHHFFAAGLDAELMPHLEVELDFHYERNNWTSGLPDDERNGQHENIYQGTGRLLYQLTDQTALTLSVQRANRGVNAFQRVDHNTNVGVGVIHRF, from the coding sequence ATGTGGTTGAGGGCTCTGTTCCTGATCGTGATGTTTTCACTGGCCGAGACGACTCAGGCCTTGGCCGAATGGTCGGTTTCGGGAAGTGGGACAATTTTCTATACGGATGACGTAGCGCTGTTTTCGGCTACCCGGCGCTCTGGCCTCGATGGTGATCCATCCCAACCAGTCCTAGACGTGACTCGCACAGGGCTTGGCTCCGATATGGTCTTCGAGCCAGGCTTCCTGGTTTCCAAATCGATCACGACAGGGCTTGGCCGAACCGTCTTTTCGATCAAACCTCAGGGGTTTATTTTTGCCGTTAATCCCGAATGGAACCAGGCGAGCGTTGCCATCGAAGCTTTGCACGCATTCAATCCCAATACAGCCATCCGACTTCGTTATTTCGGAGCCCCGGATCAATTACTCGGGACCAGTGAAGTCAGCCGAGCGGAACCAGAGGTAGAGGCAAGAGAGCGGGTGACCTCCCATGTGGGGTATATCAGGCTTGAACAGCGACTCTCCGAGCATTGGGAGATCAGGCTTCAAGGCCGAGTGGGTAAACGACTCTACAATGACGCCTTTGCCCGGCGTAATACCACGTTTTGGACGATTGGTCCCCATCTCTATTGGCATGCATCAGAGCATCTACGGCTTTTCGCTGGATATCAGTATGAGCGCGGAATGGGTAGCGGTCGCCATGCCATTGAACCTGAAGAAGATAACTCATATGTCCATCACTTCTTCGCAGCTGGTTTGGATGCTGAACTGATGCCGCACCTGGAGGTAGAGCTCGACTTCCACTATGAGCGGAACAATTGGACGAGCGGACTCCCGGACGATGAACGAAACGGACAACATGAGAACATTTATCAAGGAACTGGAAGGCTCCTCTACCAGTTGACGGATCAGACTGCCCTGACGTTAAGTGTTCAGAGGGCGAATCGTGGGGTGAACGCCTTTCAGCGTGTCGACCACAATACGAATGTCGGCGTGGGGGTTATCCATCGGTTCTAG
- a CDS encoding efflux transporter outer membrane subunit, producing MKNQSYRHPFANEQTLTRVVLSWFGSSTVLLAILSLPACGWFPAVNLAPKYEPPQYVVPDSWQGASPFVVAKPSDEALRPDWWKLYDDPVLDRLIDQALAANPDLQAAAERFVQARDIMMAARSEYFPRLGLEMGASHNRQSFDRLFRPENSPLQSSTVEPGGIASWEPDFWSRLRNAAQAEIYRAEERAAEYGLARLSLQAEIAANYFTVRGFDAQTAIYKQSIDLYKDTLNVVKTQFAGKIASALDVARVESLLYGTESRLARIEGQRQIAEQAIAVLINLTPDSFKLEPLDELRVAKFGIPTTLPATLLERRPDVAMMERRMAEANRVIGIARAAFFPNVSFRLSGGFEEKGLDLIKIANSFWSYGAAFELPLFQSGYRRAQLQQSWSAYRETEDLYRMTVLKAFREVANNLTMTNRLTVAADRQDAAVGANFKTQNLTMQLYRGGLANSLEVIYAQLATLEARISSVEVKTELLKSSVELVRAFGGGWNRNQLPTDDQIQPFGLLQYSDLDKPNPVGGIDVNVGEAAKPYNDLTAPKAPTTSGSKP from the coding sequence ATGAAAAATCAAAGTTATCGCCATCCGTTTGCCAACGAACAGACCCTGACGCGCGTAGTTCTTTCTTGGTTTGGGAGCAGTACTGTCCTGCTGGCGATCTTGAGTCTGCCAGCCTGTGGCTGGTTTCCGGCCGTCAACCTTGCGCCGAAGTATGAGCCGCCTCAATACGTCGTTCCGGATTCTTGGCAGGGGGCGAGTCCCTTTGTCGTAGCCAAACCGTCCGATGAAGCACTTCGTCCGGATTGGTGGAAACTGTACGACGATCCGGTGCTCGATCGGCTCATTGACCAGGCCCTGGCGGCCAACCCTGATCTGCAGGCAGCCGCCGAACGGTTTGTCCAAGCTCGGGATATTATGATGGCGGCGAGGTCCGAGTATTTCCCACGGCTCGGCCTTGAGATGGGGGCTTCTCACAATAGGCAATCGTTCGATCGGTTATTCCGTCCAGAGAACAGTCCACTTCAATCCAGCACCGTGGAACCAGGAGGCATCGCGTCCTGGGAACCTGATTTTTGGTCGCGCCTCCGGAATGCCGCTCAGGCAGAGATCTACCGCGCAGAAGAGCGCGCGGCGGAATATGGCCTTGCTAGGCTCAGTCTGCAGGCCGAGATAGCGGCAAATTACTTTACGGTCCGTGGCTTCGATGCACAGACGGCAATTTACAAGCAGTCCATTGATCTCTATAAAGACACGCTCAATGTCGTCAAGACCCAGTTTGCCGGCAAGATTGCCTCGGCACTTGATGTGGCTCGTGTCGAGTCATTGCTCTACGGAACAGAGTCGCGATTGGCGAGAATCGAAGGCCAACGCCAAATCGCCGAACAAGCCATCGCCGTTTTGATCAACTTGACGCCGGATAGCTTCAAGCTCGAACCATTGGATGAACTTCGAGTTGCCAAATTCGGCATACCCACCACGCTCCCAGCTACCTTGCTGGAGCGCCGGCCGGATGTAGCCATGATGGAGCGGCGCATGGCGGAAGCGAACCGCGTCATTGGGATTGCGAGAGCGGCTTTTTTCCCAAATGTTTCGTTCAGGCTCAGCGGGGGATTTGAAGAGAAGGGCCTAGACCTCATTAAAATTGCCAACAGTTTCTGGTCATATGGGGCGGCCTTTGAGTTGCCACTATTCCAGAGTGGGTATCGTCGAGCCCAATTGCAACAGTCTTGGTCTGCCTATCGTGAAACAGAAGATCTGTACCGCATGACCGTCCTAAAGGCCTTTCGGGAGGTTGCGAACAACTTGACTATGACGAACCGATTAACGGTGGCAGCAGATCGGCAAGATGCAGCCGTCGGGGCGAATTTCAAAACGCAAAATCTTACGATGCAGCTCTATCGTGGCGGCTTGGCCAACAGTTTAGAAGTGATTTATGCCCAGCTTGCCACGCTGGAGGCTCGTATCAGCTCGGTTGAGGTTAAAACGGAACTGCTGAAGTCATCCGTTGAGCTCGTCCGTGCGTTTGGCGGCGGATGGAATCGAAATCAATTACCGACTGATGACCAGATTCAGCCGTTTGGCCTGCTCCAATACTCCGACCTCGATAAGCCCAATCCAGTGGGGGGGATCGACGTCAATGTTGGTGAAGCGGCGAAGCCCTACAACGATCTGACAGCTCCCAAGGCTCCGACGACATCCGGGAGCAAGCCGTGA
- a CDS encoding efflux RND transporter permease subunit has protein sequence MNKLVQIALKKPYTFVVLAILIVVFGVMTVIHAPTDVFPNIQMPVSSVVWLYDGLMPQETEGRVTRVFEQMLTQTVEGIKTIVSTSYFGHSIINIFLQDGVDLAGSEADIVGISQTSVKALPPDVAAPMVMRLFPSQVPVAVLQVESEVETPAELYNLCVMRIRPMLVTIPGAILPHPYGGQDMQVMINVDQDKLRARHLTTEDVHQAIEKQNLVLPGGDMKIKETDWLVLTNASPLKIEEFDDIPIKREGNSFIHLRDVATVRLAGRVQTNSVLVDGKQAVIVVVMKSSEASTIDIVDGIRKMIPRIQEVVPADVKVSLLSDSSVFVRDAIADVVHEMVIAAALVGFIVLLMLGSWRPTVIVLTSIPLSILSSIICLHLLEQSINIMTLGGLALAVGILVDNAAVMIENIDTHLAMGKPLEEAIIDAANQIILPTFVATLAISIVWVPLFHLTGIAGWIFPAMAEAVVFAMLASFILTYTLVPTMAKYVLKAHHASGPGGGVFARFQHGFQEAFERFRDRYTVLLEQAVAHRVGFVAISVAVSLVSLVLFAFEGQEFFPQIKGGLLQMHMRAPLGLRIEAAGRVASLVSNDIREMLPGNVDAVVSNCGLPVGAHNLAFIPTPTIGTQDCDLTITLKDEKSPVWDIRNTLRKGLSERYPGTEFTFQPADLSDKILNFGSLAPIDLQINGPDLYANYEYAQKLAGKFRQIPGAADVYIYQTMFQPTILVEGDRRFALGLNLNQRDFGFNMLLATAGSQQIDQKYWLDRSTQQSYRLNVYTPQPQLASIGDLQTIPVAPEEREASDGGEAKLHLLGNVTKLSLIGTPGVVTHRNLLPMIDVLVSAEGRDLGGVLEDVKHIAESMKAELPRGAEVEVHGQAEVMHDAFVELGGGLLIAIVLVYLLIVVNFQSWLDPFIIVTALVGAFAGIAWSLFVTHTYISVPALTGAIMTMGTATANSILLVSYARERLAVHGDALRAAVEAGKGRIRPVLMTAAAMIFGMLPMAMANSQNAPLGRAVMGGLTVATLFTLFFVPCIYAIIYHRRTVLQKEHA, from the coding sequence ATGAATAAACTCGTCCAAATTGCCTTAAAAAAACCCTACACCTTTGTGGTTCTGGCCATCCTCATTGTCGTGTTTGGAGTCATGACAGTTATCCATGCCCCGACCGACGTCTTCCCCAATATCCAGATGCCCGTCAGTTCGGTCGTCTGGCTCTATGATGGGTTGATGCCGCAGGAAACCGAGGGGCGGGTCACGCGAGTGTTCGAACAAATGTTGACCCAGACGGTGGAAGGCATCAAGACCATCGTGAGTACGTCGTACTTCGGCCACTCCATTATCAATATCTTTCTCCAGGATGGAGTCGACCTAGCCGGGAGCGAGGCCGATATCGTGGGTATCTCGCAAACGTCAGTCAAAGCGCTTCCGCCGGATGTCGCTGCACCCATGGTGATGCGGCTGTTTCCCTCTCAAGTGCCGGTCGCCGTCTTGCAAGTTGAGTCTGAAGTAGAAACGCCGGCAGAGCTCTATAACTTATGTGTGATGCGGATTCGCCCCATGCTCGTCACGATCCCCGGTGCGATCCTGCCGCACCCTTACGGTGGTCAGGACATGCAGGTCATGATCAACGTTGATCAAGACAAATTGCGGGCTCGTCACCTCACCACAGAGGATGTGCACCAAGCGATTGAGAAACAGAATCTCGTGCTGCCGGGCGGTGATATGAAGATCAAGGAGACCGACTGGCTGGTGCTGACGAACGCCTCTCCGCTCAAGATTGAAGAGTTCGACGACATTCCGATCAAGCGGGAAGGAAACTCCTTCATCCATCTCCGCGATGTCGCCACGGTCCGTCTGGCTGGGCGGGTACAAACGAACTCCGTGTTGGTCGACGGGAAGCAGGCCGTCATTGTCGTCGTCATGAAGAGCAGTGAAGCGTCGACTATCGATATCGTGGACGGTATCCGAAAAATGATTCCGCGTATTCAGGAGGTGGTGCCTGCTGATGTAAAAGTGAGTTTGCTGAGCGATTCCTCGGTCTTTGTGCGGGATGCCATCGCAGACGTGGTCCATGAAATGGTGATTGCCGCGGCCCTCGTGGGCTTCATCGTCTTGCTCATGCTCGGCTCATGGCGGCCCACCGTCATCGTGCTGACTTCGATTCCGCTCTCCATTCTCAGTTCCATTATCTGTCTCCATCTCCTTGAGCAATCCATCAATATCATGACACTCGGTGGGCTCGCGTTGGCCGTGGGCATTCTCGTCGATAATGCGGCAGTCATGATCGAAAATATCGACACGCATCTTGCGATGGGTAAACCGTTGGAGGAGGCGATCATCGACGCGGCTAACCAGATCATTCTTCCGACGTTCGTGGCCACACTAGCTATCTCCATAGTCTGGGTTCCGTTATTCCACTTAACCGGTATTGCCGGATGGATCTTCCCGGCCATGGCCGAGGCGGTCGTTTTCGCGATGCTGGCTTCCTTTATTCTGACGTACACCCTGGTCCCGACCATGGCGAAGTATGTACTGAAGGCTCACCATGCGAGTGGGCCAGGGGGCGGGGTGTTTGCGCGTTTCCAGCATGGATTTCAAGAAGCGTTCGAACGCTTCCGGGATCGATACACTGTGCTGCTTGAGCAAGCGGTGGCGCATCGGGTGGGCTTCGTGGCGATCTCTGTAGCGGTTTCACTCGTATCTCTTGTGTTGTTTGCGTTCGAAGGGCAGGAGTTTTTCCCTCAGATCAAAGGGGGATTGTTACAGATGCACATGCGGGCGCCTCTCGGCCTACGCATTGAGGCCGCAGGTCGAGTGGCTTCACTCGTCTCGAACGACATTCGGGAGATGTTGCCGGGTAATGTGGATGCGGTCGTCAGCAATTGCGGCCTCCCGGTCGGCGCCCACAACCTCGCCTTTATTCCAACTCCGACGATCGGCACTCAGGATTGTGATCTCACCATCACGCTGAAGGATGAAAAGTCTCCGGTCTGGGACATTCGGAATACGCTCCGTAAAGGATTGTCAGAACGCTATCCAGGAACAGAATTCACATTTCAGCCGGCCGACCTGAGCGATAAGATTTTGAACTTCGGCTCTCTCGCACCGATCGACCTGCAAATTAACGGCCCTGATCTCTATGCCAATTATGAGTACGCCCAAAAATTGGCCGGGAAATTCCGGCAAATTCCGGGAGCTGCCGATGTCTATATCTATCAGACGATGTTTCAGCCGACCATTCTGGTTGAAGGGGACCGAAGATTCGCGCTTGGCCTGAATCTGAACCAACGAGATTTCGGCTTCAATATGCTCTTGGCAACAGCCGGCAGCCAGCAAATCGACCAGAAATATTGGCTTGATCGCTCGACCCAACAGTCCTATCGGCTCAATGTCTATACGCCCCAGCCACAGCTGGCGAGCATCGGAGATCTCCAGACCATCCCGGTAGCCCCAGAAGAGCGGGAAGCGTCAGACGGTGGGGAAGCGAAGCTGCATTTGCTCGGCAATGTCACCAAGCTGTCCTTGATCGGCACGCCAGGTGTCGTGACCCATCGCAATCTCCTCCCCATGATTGATGTGTTGGTATCGGCGGAGGGACGAGATCTCGGCGGGGTTTTGGAGGATGTGAAGCATATTGCAGAAAGCATGAAGGCCGAACTGCCGCGCGGTGCGGAAGTAGAAGTCCATGGCCAAGCCGAGGTCATGCACGACGCCTTTGTCGAACTCGGCGGTGGTCTGCTTATTGCGATTGTGCTGGTGTATCTCTTGATCGTCGTCAATTTCCAATCCTGGCTCGACCCCTTCATTATCGTCACGGCTTTGGTGGGCGCCTTCGCTGGTATCGCATGGTCGCTGTTCGTGACTCACACCTATATTTCCGTACCGGCCTTGACAGGCGCGATCATGACGATGGGTACGGCGACGGCCAATTCAATTCTTCTTGTTTCATACGCCCGTGAAAGGCTTGCAGTTCACGGTGATGCGCTGCGAGCTGCGGTTGAGGCGGGGAAGGGCCGTATCCGCCCGGTGCTTATGACCGCTGCCGCGATGATTTTCGGTATGCTCCCAATGGCTATGGCTAATTCTCAGAACGCACCGCTGGGTCGAGCCGTCATGGGCGGCTTAACAGTTGCAACTCTGTTCACCCTGTTTTTCGTGCCCTGCATCTACGCCATCATTTATCACCGTCGAACGGTTCTCCAAAAGGAGCATGCCTAA
- a CDS encoding Tll0287-like domain-containing protein has product MTKMKWLVGLVVIPLIVPSWFPMQGWAADIRGLSPEVVADYIHAVVESHRAFYTAHVVASLEEQDAAKASGEWRDQKKAIPLPVQIVNETSQMFTTQSTGLRYQLISLWPINRKNSPRDQIDKTSLETVRAKPERPVTRTVKIDGQSYFRAIYADIALSPTCVACHNSHPDSPKKDYQIGDVMGGLVIEFPVGSR; this is encoded by the coding sequence ATGACGAAGATGAAATGGCTTGTGGGGCTTGTCGTGATCCCGCTTATTGTCCCGTCTTGGTTTCCGATGCAGGGATGGGCGGCGGACATACGTGGTTTGTCTCCGGAAGTGGTTGCAGACTATATTCATGCAGTTGTGGAAAGCCATCGGGCGTTCTACACGGCTCATGTCGTGGCCTCCCTGGAGGAGCAGGACGCAGCCAAGGCAAGTGGTGAATGGCGCGATCAGAAAAAAGCCATCCCATTGCCTGTTCAGATCGTGAATGAGACCAGCCAAATGTTCACGACTCAATCCACGGGACTTCGATACCAATTGATCAGTCTGTGGCCGATTAATCGGAAAAATAGTCCCCGTGACCAGATCGATAAGACCAGTCTGGAAACCGTCAGGGCCAAACCAGAACGTCCGGTTACACGTACCGTCAAGATCGATGGTCAGTCATATTTTCGCGCCATTTATGCCGATATCGCGCTCAGTCCAACCTGTGTGGCCTGTCATAACAGCCATCCGGATAGTCCGAAAAAGGATTACCAAATTGGTGACGTGATGGGTGGCTTAGTCATCGAGTTTCCAGTGGGCAGTCGGTAA